The genomic region TGCCTGTTTGCGCTACCGATTGCGGCAAGGAGCATCTTGCGACGGATGTGCAGCCTTGGCGGCGTGGCAACCGGGTGCCATCGAAAATCCGCTGCGACATTTTCATTCGCTTGCCCTGCCGCCAGCGAAATCTAATTGCTCTGCAGTTGCGAAGGCGCTAGGTCTTCGCAGGTGCAGAATCCCGTTGTGACCGGAGGGGCCCAGATGCCGCATGATGGACAAGCCATGACCCAGACCCCGATCCTTGCCGATGTGCTGGACCTGACCGCCGCCGCCCTGCCAGAGGTTGAGGCGCTGTTCGCCGAAGCGCGCGAAGTGCTGCGGACGGAGGTGACGGTTGGCGGACGCCTGTCCTCGCAAGCGCTGGAGGAACGGCAGCATCAGGCCCATGCCGTTGCCTGGCTTGCCACCTATTTGGAAGGCCTGCGCCAGCTGCGCGCCTGGGCAGGCCGGGTTTCGGACGCTGGCCAGTTCGGCCAGATGGAGGCGCTGATCCTGCAGATCGGCTTTGGCGAATACCTGGCCCAGATCGCGGGCGGTATCCCGATGAGCCAGCTGGAATCTGCCCGCCTGACGGACATGGAGATCAGCTGGACCCCGTCGGACGCCGCAACCCGCCTGATGGCGCAGGGCAACACGGCTGCGGCGCGGGGGGCGCTTGTCGCGCTGATGCAGGACAACCACGGTCGCGCCACCTTTGGTGCCCCGGGGCTGGATGATGAGCTTGAGATGATCCGCGATCAGTTCCGCCGCTATGCGGATGAAAAGGTCATCCCCGTCGCGCATGACTGGCACCTCAAGGACGAACTCATCCCGATGGAGGTGATCACCGAACTGGCCGAGATGGGCGTTTTCGGCCTGACCATCCCCGAGGAATACGGCGGCTTCGGCCTGTCCAAGGCCGCGATGGTTGTCGTCAGCGAGGAACTGTCGCGCGGCTATATCGGGGTGGGCAGCCTTGGCACCCGCACTGAAATTGCCGCCGAGCTGATCCTTTGTGGCGGGACCGACGCGCAAAAGGCCCATTGGCTGCCCAAACTGTCCAGCGGGGAAATCCTGCCGACTGCGGTGTTCACCGAACCGAACACCGGGTCTGACCTTGGGTCCTTGCGCACCCGTGCGGTCCGCGACGGCGATGACTGGACGATCACCGGCAACAAGACCTGGATCACCCACGCCGCCCGCACGCATGTGATGACCCTTCTTGCCCGGACCGAGCCCGACACCACCGATTATCGCGGGCTGTCGATGTTTCTGGCCGAAAAGACCCCCGGCACGGATGACGCCCCCTTCCCCACCCCCGGCATGACGGGTGGAGAGATCGAAGTGCTCGGCTATCGCGGCATGAAGGAATACGAACTGGCCTTCGACGGCTTCAAGGTCAAGGGCGAAAACCTGCTGGGCGGGGTGACCGGTCAGGGCTTCAAGCAGCTGATGCAGACCTTCGAATCTGCCCGCATCCAGACCGGAGCGCGGGCCGTGGGCGTGGCGCAATCGGCGCTGGAAACCGGAATGCAATACGCGCTGGACCGCAAGCAATTCGGCAAACCGCTGATCGCCTTCCCCCGCATTGCGGGCAAGCTGGCGATGATGGCGGTCGAGATCATGATCGCCCGGCAGCTGACCTACTATTCCGCATGGCAAAAGGACCATGGCCACCGCTGCGACCTTGAGGCTGGGATGGCCAAACTGCTGGGTGCCCGGGTGGCCTGGGCGGCAGCGGACAACGCGCTGCAGATTCACGGCGGCAACGGCTTTGCGTTGGAATATCGCATCAGCCGGATCCTGTGCGATGCGCGCATCCTGAACATCTTTGAAGGCGCCGCGGAAATACAAGCCACCGTGATCGCGCGGCGTCTGCTGGACTGAATTTCTTGCGCTGATCCCGTCCGCCTGCGAAGCTGTTCCTTGCAGCGAAAGGGCGGGGGCGGCCAATGTCGGGAACCGTGCTTCTTACCGGGTCTACCGGCTTTATTGCCAAGCATGTGGCGGTCAAGCTGCTGAACGCGGGCTATGATCTGCGCGGCACCCTTCGGCGGCTGGACCGGGCCGATGAAGTGCGGGCCGCCGTCACGCCGCATCTGACCGCCAAGGCAGGCGCTATCAGTTTTGTGCAGGCCGATCTTGAGGCGGATGCGGGCTGGGCTGACGCCGTAGCTGGCGTCGTGGCCGTGGTTCACACGGCTTCGCCCTTTCCCATCGCGCAGCCGAAGGACCCGGCACAGCTGATCCGCCCGGCGGTCGAGGGGACCGAACGGGTGTTGAAGGCAGCCGCTGCGGCGGGGGTGGAGCGGGTGGTGCTGACGTCATCCACCGTGGCGGTCATCAATGAGGCCAAGCACGATTTCATGCAGGATGAGGCGGATTGGTGCGACATCCATCTGCCGTCAACCACGCCCTACGCCAGATCAAAGACGCTGGCCGAACGCTCCGCCTGGGAGGTGGCCAAGGCGCGGGGGCTGAAGCTGACGACGATCAACCCGGGCCTCGTGCTGGGGCCGCCGCTGGACGAACACTATGGATCGTCGCTGGGCCTGATCGAACGGATCCTGAAGGGCAAGGATCCGATGCTTCCGGCCTTTGGCTTGCCCGTGGTGGACGTGCGCGACGTTGCCGAGATGCATCTGCGCGCGCTGCAGCGGCCAGAGACGGCAGGAAAGCGCTATCTCTCAACCTCCGGCTCGATGGCGATGGTCGACATGGGCCGCATGCTCAAAGCCGCCTACCCCACCCGGCGCATCCCCACGCGTGAAGCTCCGGCCTTCCTGCTGCGGTTGCTGGCGCTGGTCGATCCGCAGGTCCGGTCGATCCTGCCGAAGATCGGGCATCTGGAACGGGTCTCGAACGCCCGCGCCGTGAAGGAGATGGGGATGGAGTTCATCGCGCCGAAAGCTGCGCTGCTGGCATCGGCGGACTGGCTGGTCCGGCACGGCAAAATCTGGGCCTGACGAAAGCACCGGGGTTGATGTAGCCATCTACCTCGGTCCTTGGCGACGGGGCGGTTCCTCGCCAGCGCCTGATGGGGTCAGCCCCTGCCCCGCGACGGGCGCGCGCTGCCCAGCCGGGGGTGCAGACGTCCGGCCACCGCCCATGATGCCAGAAGCCCCACCCCGGCAGCGATGAAGATCCCGGGCAAGGGCGCTACCCACAGCACAAGCCAGGCCGCCCCCGGTGTCAGGATGCCGGACACATCCCGAAAGCTGGAATAGACGGCGGACATTTCCGTCCGCTCGCTGGGCTTGACGGACATCAGGAACGGCAACCCACCGACGACATCCAGCATGACCAGAAAGACCGAGGCGACCATGACCAGCGCCACCGTGGCCCAGGGCAGGAAAGCCAGCAGACCGGCACTGCAGAACAGCGCACCGCACAGGCCAAAGGCCGTGCGCACCGACCGGCGCACCGAAAGGCGGCGGCCCAGCCGGTTCAGCGCCGGTGCGGCAAACAACAGCGCGTTCGTCACCGACAGCGCAATGCCGCCGACCTTGTCACCCAGCCCCGCCTCGATGCAGAAGATCGGCAGATAGACGACATAGACCCACCAGCCGCAGCTGCGCATCACCGCGAACATCCAGCCCGCAATCAGCCGGGGCTGGCTGAAGAACCGGCCCAGATAGCCCAAGGGATTGACCGCTGGCCGCTTGGCCCGGGTGATCTGCTTGCCGTTGCCCAACCGCAAGACCCAGAAGCTGACCAACAGCACCAGCGCAAAAGCCCCCGCCACCAGAAACGGCGCGGGCGCCCATTGGTGGTAAAGCCACACCCCGCTCATCGGGCCCAGCGTCCAGGCGGTGGCGGCATAGGCCATCTGGGTCGACTGGCTGCGCCCCAGATCCACCCGCTCCACATAGTCCAGCACATAGGCGTTCAGGCAGACAAAGATCGTCACTGTCGCCATCGCATTGCACATCAGCGCCATCGGCACCGACCACCAGGTCCCGATCGCGCCCAGCGTATTGCCGATCAGGTACAGGCACACGCCCCCGGTATAGGCCCAGCGCCGCGGCACTTTGCGGGTGGCCCAGGGCACCATCAGTCCCCAGAGCAGCGCCACGATCCCGGCGGCGAAATACATGACCGAGGTCGCCTGCGCATCGCCCAAGGCATCATAGACCACCAGCGGCATGGTCGAGATCAGAATCCCCCGGATCGCGGCATCAAGACCGGAGAGAAGGGCGAAATGCTCGATTCGCGGGGTCGGGCTGTGCTTCAGCGCCAGCGGCAAATATCGGGTGGCCATAGGCTACCCTCGCCCGGATCAGAGGGTGGCCTCTGTCACCGGTGCGACATATTGCGTCGTTTCACGCCTGCTTGCGCGCCAGAAGATCAACCAGCCGCGCCCGTGCTTCGGGCAGGGGCCGGTCGTTCAGGATCGGGCGCAGGCCCCGGTCAAGAAAAAAGCCGGTCAGGCGCAGCCCTTGCTCCAGCGCGCCGGCGCTCAACCCTTCGGTTCCAGCCAGCCCCGGCGGCAAGGGCAGCAGCCGGTCGGCCCAATCCCCCGCGCCCTTGGCCGAAACCGCGCGGCCCGACTTCGGGCTGACATAGGCCAGCCCTTCGGTCACCCCGGTTACGGCGCAAGCCGTCAGGTCAAGGCCAAAACCCAATTCCTCAAGCAACCGCAACTCCCAGCGCAGGTAGGCTGATGTCCAGCCGTCAACGCCCAGCGCATCCAGCAGGGGCAGGGTCTCGGACCAAAGCGCAGGATGCGGTTCACGCTCAGGCAAGGCAGCCCGGAGCAGTGCACAGATCGACATCAGCCCCGCCAGCGCCAGCCGGTCGCCCAGCAGATGCGCCCGCGACCGCAGGGGTTCCACCGTAAAGGTGCCGATATGGTCATCCAGCCGCGCCCGCCACTCCAGCTGCAACTGCGTGCCGGGCTGCAGGGTCGCGGCCATCTTGCGCGATGCCCCGCCACGCACCACGCCTGCGTGGCGGCCATGCGCTGCCGTCAGCACCTCGATGATCGCGGCACTTTCGCCATGCGGACGCATGGACAGAAGCACACCTTCGTCGCGCCAATCCATCCGGCGACTATCCGTGGGCAACGCGGCATGCGCAACTCAATCCGACAGCCCGTCCTGATCCAGCAGCGTCCGCCCCAAACGATCTTCAAGCTCAATCACCCACAAGTCCGGATCGCGGCCACGGGCGCGCGCCAAAAGCGCATCCACCTCGACCTCCTGCCCCTCGGCCAGAACGATCCAGGCCCGCGCGCCAGTCATCAGGTCCGACCTCCGTTCAAAAGCCCGCGCGGTCCCGTCCAGAAGCGCCACCTTGACGACCACCGCCCCCGCTGTCGGATCGCCCTTGGCAGTGACATAGGCAGGAATGTCCGCAAGCCTTAGCCGGGTCAGGTATGCTGACACCCAGACGCCACTGGCCAGCCTCGCGCTCATGCGAGTTGCTCTTTCCCCAAATACTCCCGCCGGAGGCTCCGCCGCTTCAACCCGCGCTCCGGGCGCAGACCGGGGCCAAATTCCTTCGAAGGAATTTGCAAAAGTTTTCGAAAACTTTTGCCCTCCCTAGGCATCGCCGTCCTTGAAATCCAGCCCCATCTCGGAATAGCGCTCCGGCTCATCCTGCCAGTTCGGCCGCACCTTCACCTGCAGGAACAGGTGCACCGTGCGCCCAAGGAATTCGCTGATATCCGCCCGGGCCGATTGGCCGATGGCCTTGATCGTCTCGCCCTTGTTGCCCAGGACAATCCCCTTGTGGCCATCGCGGGCGACATAGACGATCTGGTCGATCCGCGTGGTGCCGTCGGGCTTGTCCTCCCATTTTTCGGTTTCCACCGTCAGCTGGTAAGGCAGCTCCTCATGCAGGCGCAGGGTCAGCTTCTCGCGCGTCATCTCGGCCGCGATCATCCGCATTGGCAGGTCGGCGATCTGGTCCTCCGGGTAAAACCAGTGTCCCTCGGGCACCTCGCCCGCCAGCCATTCCCGCAGGTCGGCGACGCCATAGCCCTTTTCGGCGCTGATCATGAAGGTCTTCTTGAACGGATAGGCCGCGTTCACCTCTTCCGCCAGCGCCAGCAGGGTTTCGGCCTTGACTCGGTCAATCTTGTTGATGGCAAGGGCCACCGGCTGACCCTTCGGCATTTCATCGGCCAGACGGTCAAGGATCAGCTTCACGCCTTCCGTCAGCCCGCGATGCGCTTCGATCAGCAGCACGATCACATCGGCGTCCGAGGCCCCGCCCCAGGCTGCCTTGACCATCGACCGGTCCAGCCTGCGGCGCGGCCGGAAGATGCCGGGCGTATCGACAAAGACGATCTGCGACTGGCCTTCCATACAGACCCCGCGTATCCGCGTCCGGGTGGTCTGCACCTTGTGGGTGACAATGCTGACCTTCGCCCCCACCATCCGGTTCAGCAGGGTCGATTTTCCGGCGTTCGGTTCACCGATCAGGGCGACAAAGCCCGCGCGTGTGGTCATGTTCGAAAACAATCCATTAGTTCAACAGACGCTCCATACGGGAAAGAGGTGGCAATTGCCAGTTGGCATCGCGGCTTCATTATCCCAACTTGCAGAGATTGACCCTTTGAGTCGGAGCCATGGGCATTTTCAGACTTCTCTCCCGCGCCTTCCGCGTCTCACGCCGCCCTAGGGCAGTGCTGATCGAACGTGAGACTTCCGTTGCAGAAGATTTCACCCCTTGGAACAGTCGTATCACGACTACCACACAGACAACCCAGATCAGGATAGTCGAGGTTGAGGAACTCCGTGGGCCAGCCTGGGTGATCGACGGAGATACCCTCGACATTGCCGGAACCCGCATCCGCCTGGCTGGGATTGACGCGCCGGAGATGGATCACCCCTATGGCATGTCGGCAAAATGGGCGCTTGTGAATCTATGCAAAGGACAAGTTGTGCGCGCGGTCTTCGACGGCGACCTCTCCCATGACCGGACGGTTGCCACCTGCTACCTATCCGATGGCCGAGACCTATCGGCTGAAATGGTAAAGGCAGGGATGGCGATTGATTGGCCAAAGTTCTCACGTGGGAAGTATTCCGCACTTGAACTGCCTGGAATTCGCAAGAAGCTGTGGCGCTGCGATGCGAGACAAAAAGGGCGTATGCCACCACGTACGAGCGCTTAGGTTGACGGCCGTTCCAGCCGCGCCAGCAGTGCCTTTGCGGCCTGCTGTTCGGCAATGCGTTTTGATCCGGCTTGCGCTTCGGCAGTCTCGCCCGTTTCGACCTGTACGGCTACCGTGAACAGGGGCTGGTGATCCGGGCCCGAGCGGGCAGCCTCGATATAGCTTGGCGGCGGCATGCCCCGAGCCTGCGCCCATTCCTGCAGGGCGGTCTTGGGGTCGCGGGCATCGGTCTCGACACCGGCGATCCGGTCGCCCCACAGGCGCAGGACCATGGCCCGGGCAGCTTCAAATCCGGCGTCCAGATAGGCGGCGGCAATGACCGCCTCCATCGCATCCCCCAAAAGCGCCTCTTTCCGGCGACCGCCGGTCAGCATTTCGCTGCGTCCAAGCTTCAGCACGTCCCCAAGCCCGATTTCCCGGGCAACGGCAGCACAGCTTTCCTTTCGGACCAGCGCATTGAAGCGGGGGGCAAGCTGCCCCTCACGCGCGCCGGTATCGGCGGTCAGCAGGGCTTCGGCCATCACCAGACCCAGCACCCTGTCGCCCAGAAACTCCAGCCGCTGGTTGTCTGGGCGGGTCGCGGTGCCGATCGACGCATGGGTTACGGCCCGCATCAAGAGCTCGGGCTTGGCGAAGTGGTGCCCAAGGCGGCCTTCAAAGGCCTTGAGCTCGGCCGAAAGCCTCACTCGATCGCCTTGAAATAGCGGTCGGAGCGCCAGGTCCAGAAATACAGCATCCGGCTGCCGGCAGACGAGAACATGATCCGGTCCGCCCGACCGATCAGATATTCGGCAGGGACAAAGCCCACGCCGCCCGCAGCTTGCGCATAGCGGCTGTCCTGGCTGTTGTCACGGTTGTCGCCCATGAAGAAATAATGGCCTTCGGGCACAGTAAACACTTCGGTGTTGTCCCCGAACCCGGCTGTGTCGATGTTCAGGATCGAGTGTTTCTGCCCCTCGGGCAAGGTTTCGATCGCGCGGGTCTTGGTACAGGTCCCGCCTGCACCGACAGCGCCGTTTTCACAGCGCGGCAGGTTGCGCATCGGGCCTTGGGGTTCATAGACCTCTTCGAACACCCCGGCCGGTTCCTGCGGGGCGGCCACCCCGTTCAGGTAAAGGACGCCGTTCTGCATCTGCACCTTGTCACCCGGCATGCCGACCAGACGCTTGATGAAATCCGACCCGTTCACCGGATGGCGGAAGACGACGACATCGCCACGCTCCGGCTCGGACGCGAAGATGCGACCCGAGAAGGGGCACATCGCGAAGGGGCAGGAGTATTTCGAATAGCCGTAGGCCATCTTGTTGACGAACAGGAAATCGCCGATCAGCAGCGTGTCCTTCATCGATTCAGACGGAATCCAGAACGGCTGGAAGAACAGCGTGCGAAAGATGCCCGCGATCACCAGTGCCCAGAAGACGGTCTTTATCGTCTCGACGATGCCGCCTTCGGCCTTGTCCTTCGCCATGTCCTGCCCTGCCTTCGGTTCATTATCCCGCGCTTCTTGCGCGGAAGCCGTGGACGGAGTCAAGGCGCGGCGGCTGCACCATGGCGGTCAGCGGGGCAACAGGCGGGCTTCAATGACCACGAAAGCCTGCGCCCAGGGGTGGTCATCGGTCAAGGTGACATGGATCACCGCCTCATGCCCTGCGGGGGTCATCGCGCGCAGGCGTTCGGCCGCCCAGCCGGTGACATGCATCACGGGCTGGCCGGACCGCAGGTTCGTCACCGCCATGTCCTTCCACGAGATCCCCATCCGCAAGCCCGTGCCCAGCGCCTTGGAACACGCCTCTTTCGCGGCCCAGCGTTTCGCATAGGTCGCAGCGACGGCGCGCGGGCGGCCTTCGGCCTTGCGCTGTTCCCGTTCGGTGAAGACCCGGTTGCGGAAGCGGTCCCCAAAGCGGGCAAGCGTGGCCTCGATCCGTTCGATATTGGCAAGGTCGCTGCCGATCCCGAGGATCATGCCCCGCCCCGGGCAAGTTCCATCCGGCGGCGCATTTCCTCGATCGCGGGGCCAAGGCCGCGGAAGATCGCCTCACCGATCAGGAAATGGCCGATGTTCAACTCCATCACCTCGGGGATCGCGGCGATGGGTTCGACGTTGTCATAGGTCAGGCCGTGCCCGGCGTGTACCTCCAGCCCAAGGCTGGCGGCGTGTTCTGCCCCCGCCCGCAAGGCGGCAAGTTCACGCTCTGCGAGTTCCGAATGCCCGTCGGCTAGCAATTCCGAATAAAGCCCGGTGTGCAACTCCACGACCGCCGCCCCGATTGCAGCCGAGGCATCGATCTGCCGGGCATCATGGCTGATGAACATGCTGACCCGGGCCCCCGCTTCGCGCAGTGGGGCGATATAGTCGGCCAGCCGCGACTGGTCGCCCGCTACGTCAAGCCCGCCTTCGGTGGTCCGCTCCTCACGCTTTTCCGGCACAAGGCAGACAGCATGGGGCCGGTGACGCAGGGCAAGGGTCTGCATCTCCGCCGTGGCCGCACATTCGAAGTTCAGGGGGATGGTGATGGCGGCCATCAGCGCCTCGATATCACCGTCGCGGATGTGGCGGCGGTCTTCACGCAGGTGGGCAGTGATGCCATCGGCCCCCGAAGCCTCGGCCAACAGGGCCGCGCGCAGGGGGTCAGGCCAGGCGGACCCACGGGCGTTGCGCACCGTGGCGACATGGTCGATGTTCACCCCAAGGCGAAGGGCGCGCGGCGTGCGGGTTGCGTGTGTCATGCTGCTTGCCTCATCGCTGTTGCCTTCCACCTGTCACGGCGCCCCTGGCCCGTCATCCCCGAACTCTTCGCCATCGTTTTCCCCGCGCCGCTTCAGTTTGGCCGCAGCCTCGGCCAGCTTGGCACGCATCCGGCTGCGCCGTTCACCGCGTTCTTGGGCCGTGGCGGCACGGGCCTTCTGATAGGCTTCGACCAACGGGATCGTGACGTAATAGGCGATGCCACTGATCAGAAGCGCAGGACCCAGGGCGCCGATGAAGTACGGAAGGTAGATCTCGTGCCAGAACTGGACAAGCCCGTCCCAGCGGGCCTTTTCCGGTCCGAACAGCGCCATGAAGTTGAACCACAGATCGCGCCCGGCATGGCCAAAGGCCTTGCCGATGTATTCGGCGTTCAGTGGCGCCTCGATCCCAAGGATCCAGTGGCCAAGGCTCATCGCGAGGACGGCGAAGAAGGGGGTGGTCAGCGGGTTGGTGTTGAACGTGCCCAGCAAGGCCGCAAGCACATTGCCCCGGACAAGGCGCGCTGCACCCCAAGCCGCCAGAAACTGCATGCCCGGAAGGGGAAGAAATCCGATGAAAGACCCTGCGAACACCCCGCGCGCCACGCGGTGCGGCTGGTCGGGCAGGCGGCGCATGCGGTGCACGACATAGCGGACGGCCCGCTTGAACCCACCGCGCGGGTAGATCTGTTCGCGCAGCCACGCGCCCCAGCCCAACCGATCCCTGCGCTTGAAAACCACCCGCGTCGCCTCTCTGCCCCGGACATACGCCCGTTGTTCCGCCTTACGGCCGCTTGGTCAAATCCCGATGACGCGAGATTTGCGCCACGTCCGTCTCGGCCTCAAGCGCGGTCATGACCATATGAAGATGTTCAACATCGCGCAGATCCACGTCAATGATAAGGCGATAGAAATCCGGTTTGCGATCCGTAAACCGCAGGTCCGAGATATTGGCCTTCTGCTCTCCGATCAAGGTGCAGATGCGGCCCAGCACGCCCGCATCGTTCGAGATCGTGACATCCAGCGAGATTGTGAACACCGGGGCATGCCGACCGGAATGCCAGTGCAGATCAACCCAGCGCTGGGTCTGATCCTCAAACTCCTCCAGCGCGGGGCAGTCGATGGCGTGCACAACAACGCCCTGACCGCGATAGGTGATGCCGACGATGCGTTCGCCCGGAACCGGCTGGCAGCATTGAGCGCGCTTGAAGCTCTGGTCGGCGGTCAGACCGACGACGGGGCGCTTGGCATCCACTTCCTCGGCCGTGGCCTGCGCAAGGTCGGGGTAAAGCGTTTCGACGATCCGCCGCGCCGGCATTTCGGCTGATCCAATGCGGGCCAGCAGGTCATTTTCATCCGACAGCCCCAGCATCTTGGCCGCCGTGCGCAGGGCCTTGTCGGTGGCCTTCTTGCCAACATGGTCAAAGGCCGCGCGGGCCAGTTCCTGCCCCAGCTTTACGAAGCGGCCCCGGTCTTCTTCGCGCAAGGACCGCCGGATCGCCGCCTTGGCCCGGCCCGTCGTGACGATGTCGATCCAGCTGGATTGCGGGCGCTGACCTTCTGCCGTGATGATCTCCACCGACTGGCCGTTCTTCAGGCGGGTCCACAAGGGCACGCGAATGCCGTCTATCTTGGCCGAAACGCAGGAATTGCCGATCCGGGTGTGGATGGCATAGGCGTAATCCAGGGGCGTGGCCCCACGCGGCAGCTGGATCACGTCGCCCTTGGGCGTGAAGCAGAAGACTTGGTCGGAATACATCTCAAGCTTGACGTTTTCCAGAAACTCATCCGTGTCGCCTTCGTCCAGCCGTTCAGTCAGGGTGGCGATCCACTTGGCCGGATCGACGGCAAAGGGGTTCTTTGCCCGCACGCCTTCACGGTACGACCAATGCGCGGCAACCCCGGCCTCGGCCACCTCGTGCATCTCGCGCGTGCGGATCTGGATTTCCACCCGCTTGCCGTCACGCCCCGATACCGTGGTGTGGATCGACCGGTAGCCGTTCGTTTTCGGCTGGCTGATGTAGTCCTTGAACCGGCCCGGCACCGCGCGCCAGCGTTGGTGGATCACGCCCAGAATGCGGTAGCAGTCCTGCACCGACCCGCAGATGACGCGGAAGCCGTAGATGTCGGACAGCCGGCTGAACGCCAGATCCTTCTCCTGCATCTTGCGCCAGATGGAGTAGGGCTTTTTCGCGCGGCCATAGACATCGGCCTCGATCTGGGCCTTCTCCAACTCGTGCCGGATGTCGGCGGTGATCTTGTGGACCACATCGCCGGATTCCTTCTGCAGCGTCACGAAGCGGCGCATGATCGAATTGCGCGCCTCGGGGTTGAGGACCTTGAAGGACAGATCCTCCAACTCCTCGCGCATCCACTGCATACCCATCCGCCCGGCCAATGGAGCAAATATCTCCATCGTCTCGCGCGCTTTCTGGGCCTGCTTTTCCGGGTTCATCGACTTGATGGTCCGCATGTTGTGCAGACGGTCGCCCAGCTTGACCAAAATGACCCGCAGGTCCTTGGACATTGCCATGAAAAGCTTGCGGAAGTTTTCGGCCTGCTGGCTTTCGGTCGAGGACAGCTGCAGGTTGGTCAGCTTGGTCACACCGTCAACAAGCTCTGCCACTTCATCGCCGAACAGGCTGGCAACCTCGGTGTAGGTGGACCGGGTGTCTTCGATCGTGTCATGCAGCAGGGCGGTGATGATCGTCGCATCATCCAGCCGCTGTTCCGTCAGGATTGCGGCCACGGCGACAGGGTGGGTGAAATAGGGCTCGCCCGATTTCCGCATCTGGCCGTCATGCATCTTGAACCCGTAGGCATAGGCCTTCCGGATCAGAT from Tabrizicola piscis harbors:
- a CDS encoding acyl-CoA dehydrogenase family protein yields the protein MPHDGQAMTQTPILADVLDLTAAALPEVEALFAEAREVLRTEVTVGGRLSSQALEERQHQAHAVAWLATYLEGLRQLRAWAGRVSDAGQFGQMEALILQIGFGEYLAQIAGGIPMSQLESARLTDMEISWTPSDAATRLMAQGNTAAARGALVALMQDNHGRATFGAPGLDDELEMIRDQFRRYADEKVIPVAHDWHLKDELIPMEVITELAEMGVFGLTIPEEYGGFGLSKAAMVVVSEELSRGYIGVGSLGTRTEIAAELILCGGTDAQKAHWLPKLSSGEILPTAVFTEPNTGSDLGSLRTRAVRDGDDWTITGNKTWITHAARTHVMTLLARTEPDTTDYRGLSMFLAEKTPGTDDAPFPTPGMTGGEIEVLGYRGMKEYELAFDGFKVKGENLLGGVTGQGFKQLMQTFESARIQTGARAVGVAQSALETGMQYALDRKQFGKPLIAFPRIAGKLAMMAVEIMIARQLTYYSAWQKDHGHRCDLEAGMAKLLGARVAWAAADNALQIHGGNGFALEYRISRILCDARILNIFEGAAEIQATVIARRLLD
- a CDS encoding thermonuclease family protein, translated to MLIERETSVAEDFTPWNSRITTTTQTTQIRIVEVEELRGPAWVIDGDTLDIAGTRIRLAGIDAPEMDHPYGMSAKWALVNLCKGQVVRAVFDGDLSHDRTVATCYLSDGRDLSAEMVKAGMAIDWPKFSRGKYSALELPGIRKKLWRCDARQKGRMPPRTSA
- the lepB gene encoding signal peptidase I translates to MAKDKAEGGIVETIKTVFWALVIAGIFRTLFFQPFWIPSESMKDTLLIGDFLFVNKMAYGYSKYSCPFAMCPFSGRIFASEPERGDVVVFRHPVNGSDFIKRLVGMPGDKVQMQNGVLYLNGVAAPQEPAGVFEEVYEPQGPMRNLPRCENGAVGAGGTCTKTRAIETLPEGQKHSILNIDTAGFGDNTEVFTVPEGHYFFMGDNRDNSQDSRYAQAAGGVGFVPAEYLIGRADRIMFSSAGSRMLYFWTWRSDRYFKAIE
- the era gene encoding GTPase Era, producing MTTRAGFVALIGEPNAGKSTLLNRMVGAKVSIVTHKVQTTRTRIRGVCMEGQSQIVFVDTPGIFRPRRRLDRSMVKAAWGGASDADVIVLLIEAHRGLTEGVKLILDRLADEMPKGQPVALAINKIDRVKAETLLALAEEVNAAYPFKKTFMISAEKGYGVADLREWLAGEVPEGHWFYPEDQIADLPMRMIAAEMTREKLTLRLHEELPYQLTVETEKWEDKPDGTTRIDQIVYVARDGHKGIVLGNKGETIKAIGQSARADISEFLGRTVHLFLQVKVRPNWQDEPERYSEMGLDFKDGDA
- the acpS gene encoding holo-ACP synthase, encoding MILGIGSDLANIERIEATLARFGDRFRNRVFTEREQRKAEGRPRAVAATYAKRWAAKEACSKALGTGLRMGISWKDMAVTNLRSGQPVMHVTGWAAERLRAMTPAGHEAVIHVTLTDDHPWAQAFVVIEARLLPR
- the recO gene encoding DNA repair protein RecO, whose product is MDWRDEGVLLSMRPHGESAAIIEVLTAAHGRHAGVVRGGASRKMAATLQPGTQLQLEWRARLDDHIGTFTVEPLRSRAHLLGDRLALAGLMSICALLRAALPEREPHPALWSETLPLLDALGVDGWTSAYLRWELRLLEELGFGLDLTACAVTGVTEGLAYVSPKSGRAVSAKGAGDWADRLLPLPPGLAGTEGLSAGALEQGLRLTGFFLDRGLRPILNDRPLPEARARLVDLLARKQA
- a CDS encoding DUF1491 family protein; protein product: MSARLASGVWVSAYLTRLRLADIPAYVTAKGDPTAGAVVVKVALLDGTARAFERRSDLMTGARAWIVLAEGQEVEVDALLARARGRDPDLWVIELEDRLGRTLLDQDGLSD
- the rnc gene encoding ribonuclease III — encoded protein: MRLSAELKAFEGRLGHHFAKPELLMRAVTHASIGTATRPDNQRLEFLGDRVLGLVMAEALLTADTGAREGQLAPRFNALVRKESCAAVAREIGLGDVLKLGRSEMLTGGRRKEALLGDAMEAVIAAAYLDAGFEAARAMVLRLWGDRIAGVETDARDPKTALQEWAQARGMPPPSYIEAARSGPDHQPLFTVAVQVETGETAEAQAGSKRIAEQQAAKALLARLERPST
- a CDS encoding MFS transporter, whose translation is MATRYLPLALKHSPTPRIEHFALLSGLDAAIRGILISTMPLVVYDALGDAQATSVMYFAAGIVALLWGLMVPWATRKVPRRWAYTGGVCLYLIGNTLGAIGTWWSVPMALMCNAMATVTIFVCLNAYVLDYVERVDLGRSQSTQMAYAATAWTLGPMSGVWLYHQWAPAPFLVAGAFALVLLVSFWVLRLGNGKQITRAKRPAVNPLGYLGRFFSQPRLIAGWMFAVMRSCGWWVYVVYLPIFCIEAGLGDKVGGIALSVTNALLFAAPALNRLGRRLSVRRSVRTAFGLCGALFCSAGLLAFLPWATVALVMVASVFLVMLDVVGGLPFLMSVKPSERTEMSAVYSSFRDVSGILTPGAAWLVLWVAPLPGIFIAAGVGLLASWAVAGRLHPRLGSARPSRGRG
- a CDS encoding NAD-dependent epimerase/dehydratase family protein, giving the protein MSGTVLLTGSTGFIAKHVAVKLLNAGYDLRGTLRRLDRADEVRAAVTPHLTAKAGAISFVQADLEADAGWADAVAGVVAVVHTASPFPIAQPKDPAQLIRPAVEGTERVLKAAAAAGVERVVLTSSTVAVINEAKHDFMQDEADWCDIHLPSTTPYARSKTLAERSAWEVAKARGLKLTTINPGLVLGPPLDEHYGSSLGLIERILKGKDPMLPAFGLPVVDVRDVAEMHLRALQRPETAGKRYLSTSGSMAMVDMGRMLKAAYPTRRIPTREAPAFLLRLLALVDPQVRSILPKIGHLERVSNARAVKEMGMEFIAPKAALLASADWLVRHGKIWA